A window of Melopsittacus undulatus isolate bMelUnd1 chromosome 2, bMelUnd1.mat.Z, whole genome shotgun sequence contains these coding sequences:
- the LPAR5 gene encoding lysophosphatidic acid receptor 5, with protein MSTSNASQTCKDYTLNHHLLLPGYILIFMTGLTLNVTALWIFIRYLRLKSVVMIYMFNLAMSDLTFTLPLPLRLYYYFNHHWPFGNTLCQVSGSVFQINMYGSCLFLMCINLDRYAAIVHPLRWRHLRRPKMAKLLCLIVWVVIFTGSIPTAIVHKQNHCEVQNKTIYLCFESFSDNMWQNNLFPLVVLAEILGFLLPLSSVTYCSIRIFQELYRNSQTKTLRQQKTVRLLLVNLVIFIICFVPYNTTLAVYGMMKARVIKVEKETQVSVRQVLITTMLLASMNCTLDPLIYYFSTEGFRNTFKKLRRGQAWDSETVVLKNQVVEHKPSRDHGVSKVKQFPNENFIHPNESLPPHPTAVFLNGPIEDSEI; from the coding sequence ATGTCAACTTCCAATGCATCTCAGACATGCAAGGATTACACTTTAAACCAccacctgctcctgcctggctaCATCCTGATATTCATGACAGGTTTGACGCTGAATGTGACAGCCCTATGGATATTCATCCGCTACCTGCGCCTGAAGTCTGTAGTAATGATCTACATGTTCAACCTGGCCATGAGCGACCTCACCTTCACACTCCCTCTGCCACTGCGACTCTACTACTATTTTAACCATCACTGGCCCTTTGGTAACACCCTGTGCCAGGTCTCTGGCTCTGTCTTCCAGATCAATATGTATGGTAGCTGCCTCTTCCTCATGTGCATCAATCTGGATCGCTATGCTGCCATTGTTCACCCACTTCGTTGGCGGCACCTCCGGCGCCCCAAGATGGCCAAGCTCCTTTGCCTGATTGTCTGGGTTGTGATCTTCACAGGCTCCATCCCCACAGCTATAGTCCACAAGCAAAACCACTGTGAGGTACAGAACAAGACCATTTATCTGTGCTTTGAAAGCTTTAGTGACAACATGTGGCAGAATAATCTCTTCCCCCTAGTTGTCCTGGCTGAAATCTTGGGGTTTCTCTTGCCTCTCAGCTCTGTGACATACTGCTCGATCCGGATCTTTCAAGAGCTCTACCGGAACAGCCAGACAAAGACCCTGCGACAGCAGAAGACGGTCCGACTCCTGTTGGTCAATCTGGTCATCTTCATCATCTGCTTTGTGCCTTACAACACTACCCTGGCAGTCTATGGGATGATGAAGGCCCGAGTGATTAAGGTTGAGAAAGAAACACAGGTCTCTGTTCGCCAAGTGTTAATTACAACAATGCTGTTGGCCAGCATGAACTGCACACTGGACCCCTTGATCTACTACTTCAGTACTGAGGGTTTCCGTAACACCTTTAAGAAACTGCGGCGGGGACAAGCCTGGGACTCAGAAACAGTGGTGCTTAAGAATCAAGTTGTGGAGCATAAGCCAAGCCGAGACCATGGTGTCTCAAAAGTAAAGCAGTTCCCAAATGAAAACTTTATCCATCCCAACGAATCTTTGCCACCACATCCTACTGCAGTATTCTTGAATGGCCCTATTGAGGACTCGGAAATATAA